Sequence from the Carassius gibelio isolate Cgi1373 ecotype wild population from Czech Republic chromosome A7, carGib1.2-hapl.c, whole genome shotgun sequence genome:
ATACTTaggaaaataaaattaagaatgaGGTCCTAATTTAAAGTAGTTCTTGTATAATTGTTAGTGAATTTCAAATTCAGTCACATCATGCAATATTGTGATTGtccaatgtaaatattaaatactcAAATTCATGGAAAAGCTTACATTCGAGAATTTAAGACAAGGTGGTGGTTATCACTTTAAGTCTTTAGAACAAGAGGTTTAGAACAATTGTAAATCTTAAAGGATAACATTCTTAAGAAATTTTTTTGAGAACACACCATATTCTAAACTTTATTCttaagttagaaaaaaaaaatgagcagtTCATTAAAAGATTCTTGGTGTTTTATGAACCACCAGGTATATTTTTCAGGTTAAACCAGCCACTGTGCATGAGCAATCCTAAGCGTGCATCTCATTACACTGGCTTtcttttagggatgcaccgatcatgatttttcatagccgattccgataccgattttttaccaacaaactggccgattccgatttctgttttttttttttttttctttaagcaacaaacaagaaagaaggaaagtgtgcataaacaagatgtttatttggtatttaataggccaaactggcttttagctattgaaaacaataactgcaaccatctgaaattaacagctacattacatacatcagcatttagcttttgtttttgaattgggttgaaactacggagaactggccttaaatttaaagattaactgtaacgtgaaattaaaggcaatagctgcatagttctacaatccaaacaacacacattcaataagatgtttcttgatcagcattcagtattttagtttttaaatttggttttaaattaaacaaaaaggtctttaccagtgtctttatttacagactaaataaaagtatgctatataaatagattattccaaaattttaaaatcaaataatgttggtgtgaataaaacaaagatgcaaagtagagctgtaatcgggccttaaaagttaggcccgacaggacccgagcccgacaggtttcggcccgagcccgacaagtacattttgattgacagcttttttaaagcccgaacccgtttacagcccgacattattcaaatgtgcgcacgcacacagctcttttgccttttgccaacaatgagcaatttattcatgttttaacataatttactcataactaacgtagactagacaaCTTGGAaattggaataaagaaataaaataagtcctgtcacatcataacatctcagcattctagacataggctcatttaacctataaatagaccaacgcaccaataaaaacgagtcattaaaaaaaaaaattaattaagatacattttaaattaagatgggtatttggcaataacgaaattaagataaaggctccgccggatttgctttatttaataaaagaataatgccaacattagcgtaaatactctgtcaacattatgcatttaagactcaatgaatatttagttatcatttgaaaaacctttactcacagagattaggctaggtctacatgtttttgtggaggaaaatgattgaatccactgtagatgtcttcagcgtgttcctgcgctcactgatggtgcgtcattattcactcattattctcattataaacatggtcaaaacttttccacacctcagagtttgctttagttgctggtgacaccaaaacgtaatcaccagaggcaagcctccgttacacctgctcagcattcattttcgcatctttctcgcgctaatcgaaacacatcacatgaccgctcgtttacctcgcaaaccggagcgcaagcccgagcccggcccgagcccgcgcaagatgatagaaattaagcccgaacccgaccgaacccgtcgggtcccgacgggtcccgtcgggttcgggcaaagatcttcagctctaatgcaaagtgttttcattcatccaataaaaaaaaaaaaaaaaaatatggtaatgattcacatctatatttttttcacttgagccaatgaaaagtaaataactattctctcaaggtaaaaaaatatagatgtgaatcaataccctacattttttttattggatgaataaaatactttttctgtgtgctacagcaggtgatttttaaatcaaattaagtctatgtaattttaaggtaaaataaaaataaccaactgtcgtttacttctggcttttcaaacgtgtatgcaagttcaacttcacaaaaaaaaaaaaaaaagtttcgtcacagtttagtccgtttcgtttctcatccaacatgtgaggccggcgacacactggatgcgtggagcaagcgtctcagctgcgtggcgtgtcagtttttaattcggctcccatgttaacaggttagagcataCAGACCACCTGCGTGAGACGCGTGTCTcaggaaaacgcgtgcatgctagaaatagaaccgacgcctatttttaccgcgacacgcgcgcgtattggaagcgtttccaggcaaaatataataggaaaatgtgtttatgtcattttgtacacagataAATATGAATTCATGTTATTTTGATAtgtgaaagtctataggttgacataaattcagatataaaagtaatttaaaaaataaataattatcgattttcaaatattgcacctgtcaaacaatcTATTTCGCCatcaatacttttgacggtgtcctttatcagtaggcgtaggtgtaggtgtgtaaaaaaaagttgatattgttgtcatgaagacaagagcctggtctgtcaacggcctccctctacagcagcagcgcgccagcgccgcgtcaggcatgcttctggtgtgtaaagacacagaatccaccacgcttctgggacgcttcagacacgcggcgctcacgccacgcagccagtgtgtcaccggcctgagaagttgatctgaacctctcttcacggtctactcgtgttcagggcgcGACCGGTAACAGTAAGCTCGTGCAGCTTCAGTGCTCGCAGAAAAGGGAttcttatttgtgcgccagtacaccaaaagctgatcgcttcctgctgctatctgtgcctcagacatgtagctctgcgtttccagtgctgatcggctgcccgtgtcctgcttacagatttcgaaatacttccacacatatgacatagcgaacgattacaatgtagtctgtgcatgcggccgcacttccggaaaaatctgCCTAAAGAAAGACCAAAaaccgatttatggccggtcaaccggtgcatccctactttctTTATAGCAATCAGGACTTCTAACTTCAGCTACATGGATGCAATGATTTTACCAATTACCGATTGCCTCTTTTACTCAGAAGGCGGAGCTTCCTTTGGTAGAGTGGCCATATTGAGCGTTGGTTTTTCCCGcattcaaaactatacgagtgacacgtcttgggttttctatagtctttggtttgaatcactaaaaagaaccaattCAAGTAATTCATTTGGAAACTGAACTACACTGGTTGCACTTTATGATTTTGATTCGCTAAAAAGAATCAACCTTATCTGTGAGTCTATCAAAAACTTACTGACAagatacattaaattaaacaagtaTGGCAGCACAATGATGGCATatgatgaattaattaattaactatgaattaattaattaatatttctcaAAAATTCCGACACAGTCACACATAAAggaatgcatacacacacataaagtatATGCAATTCACATAACATGCATTCATCCACAGgcacaaaaagaaacatttaaccTCTTGACAGAAGCTGAACAAATGTTTACCAGTGTGCATTTTAAGATTCTGTCGCAGTGGTGGCAAATGCATTTCAATCTCTTCTTCTCAGAGTACAGAAATAATGTTATATGTCCTAAACAAATGGCCTGAGATTCTGTGAGAATCCAATTACTTTAAATGGAAGACTAGATTAGCAGCTCAGACCTGCAATCTGCTTTTGAAAAGGGCCAAACAAAATACACTTCCAGTGTCTTTTGAAAAGCTCAGTTTACTCTATTTTCGTCTCCATCCTTTCATTCCCGTATAATCTCTCCACAGAGTCAAACATATTATTGCAATACAAAGAATTTCAGATTCTCTATAACTGTGCAGACCTAGCAGCAAGATGAATTCAGTCTCATGCTCTTTAAGAAGACAGTAAGAAGCTAAATTGGAGCAGAGCAAGCGAGAAACACTTTCTCACTGCTGTGCTCAAGCTGAAAATACAGCACAAGTGTGTATTCTCAACCTGAGCCTGATACCCAGATAAAACATCTGTGAAATAACACGATTATGAGAAGAGAACATGTCAACTTGTGATCACAAGTTTACCAATGATTTTTAATCTCAGTAATCACTATCATAGATCATTAAAGACTATGAAAAGCACTGAATGCGATTGAAATGCAGCAGACTGTTATTTCCTGTGCTCTGAATCCCTATCCTGAAAGTACAAGAATTAAAGATGTTACATAGACATTACTGCCAGTTTATAAGATTTGCTGTCCAACCTAATGAGGTAAATGGTCACATTCAATACACAAGGATGCAGCATTATATTATTAGAGAAAGAATTATCATATTGAATGTCACAGTTTACGAGATGATGAGCTCAGTCTGGTTTATTGAGAACATGAACTTGGCTGGAAATGTGGATTTATTTGGTTTTGGGCTAGACAGAGCGGGGTTCCAGACAAAAAATTGAGTAAGGAGCTATTGGCTCCTATAAGGAAAAATAAAACGTAGGGGCCAAATAATTTTTTAagtgccacagaataaacatgttttatttattttattattgttttttatttttaaaaattgttttacattacatttttttacatcacaATCATACAGCCATGTGTTTAGGTTATCTTTTCTTTAATTTATCACCATTTTAATCCTTCTTGTTGATGACCTGGGAACGAGGTCCAATATCATAAtgtaccaatatcatggaccataagcatCACTTGGGCACTGAGTTGGGCTCCTTctcaatgcatcctgtaaatgttgtcatacactctgccatagaagaaccttttttgtctaaatggtttcataaagaacctttaacatctgaagaacctttacatttcacaaaaggttctttgttggcttaattagtaatatgcaattTTATAGGAGTAGTGGAGTCAtagacaacaggttaagtaaaaatattcaaatgcaatagcgcataaatatagcaaaattcttctctttatagttatttttctagctgactggTGAGCTTATGGGCACCGGATGTTATTCTGAGGTCAATGTATATAACATTGCAATGTCTACAAGCTTTACACGTTTTCTGCAGTTTGAAACACTGAATGAGcttttacattaaacatttcagTTGGTTGTACTGTTGGCTTTCTTATAAAATAGCCTACCTTTTGATGTTAATTTATGTTCATTGTTGTACTATAGTAGTAAAGAGAAAGATTAAATGGGTTACTTGCCAATAAAGTGATTgcgctaaaaaacaaaacaactgtatttattgtttgcatttcaattggatttttaatcattttaaagctgatactttgtttattaaaaagtaacaaagcacaaagcatTTTGCGATTACTGGACGGCAATTGCACTACAAATAATATGAAGTTCACACAATAACAGAACACAACATAGACCTAAGATCATGTTAAGAAGAAGCCATATTAGTGATTATAAACGAGAATTCTTAACGATATTGCCAATATCCATACAGCTGATATCTTTACCAGTTGTAGTTTAAGTTGTTCATGAAATAGATGCTGCGTTtcctcactttcactttttacgTCTTCCGTCATTTCGATCTTTATCAGGTCAGCGCTGCTGTGTGGCAGAGATGAGGACTGTTTGAAACTCTTTTTTCAACTAAAACTTTGATGCGCATCATCTCAGTTTAATACATGAACATAAAAAATGtgatcaaaaaaaattatatcatgttAAATACATAGGTTTAGTCGCCAGTGGCAACCTCAGCAAATACTTcactcaaaaaatatatttttttaattgcaaatgcGACCGTTTTAGTCGCAGTTTGGAGCACTGCAGAACCAATACCCTCTTTGGGTTAACCCACTCACTGCCAGAGCTTCAGCTTTAATCATTTTAGCTTTAATCACATAGGTTTAGTCGCCAGTGGCAACCTCAGCAAATACTTcactcaaaaaatatatttttttaattgcaaatgcGACCGTTTTAGTCGCAGTTTGGAGCACTGCAGAACCAATACCCTCTTTGGGTTAACCCACTCACTGCCAGAGCTTCAGCTTTAATCATTTTCTCACAGAATGAAAATTTGTGTGAGTCTGGCTTCGGAATAAAGTATTGGTCAGGTAGGATTTCAAACCACAGCCCTGAGTAATGAAATATAACAAATCCGCATGTCCCTTAAGAGCAGATCCCAGCATCCTGTGAACTTCCCTTTATAGTTCACTATCCATTAGGTATTCATAATCATCATCAATAAATCATTGAATAGaacttaaaatagcattgcatttATTGTTAAAACAGATAAGTACTGATAGTCTGTCTTTTCTCCCTCACTCTCACACCTTGTATCTTACATATACAAGATGGTCTAAATAACTGAATTGATTTTAGATTCTCAGGTCTCTGGAGAGCGAGATACATGAGGCGACTCAATTTAAGAAGTCTAAGTGATTGCACTTAATGAACTGTGTGTGTTGCTGTATGTGACGTAAAGGGCTCTTGCTGACATCTTTCCAATAAGGAGCTTTGATTCACACACTGCAGATGTTCTGGAGTATGATTACTAGAGATGCTACATGAGTGACATTAGTGTTTTATTTGAACTTAAATAGAAAAACACTCTAGACATATTCTAATCAAAGCacaattgtaatgctttattttatcttaaaaggatagttaacCTAAAAATTGACCAGGATACATGACAGCAGCATTTGGTGAGAAGGAAACGTTTAGACTGTCCAGCTGGTTGAAACATGAAAGTAGGGCTGCCATttagccaataataataataataattaagcagcacaactttcagTATTGCTAACAataactgaaaattcagctttgcaacacagcaatacatttaactttaaaatatattaaaatagaaaacagttatttttatttatatcaatatatcacaatatagcaGTTTTTACCTTTAtacttgataaaataaatgtgcatgaCTCCTCCAACTGCTTGGTCATAAATTGACCCCCAgcatttgaactgtagtgtactgTAGGTTGCAATGGGTTGGTTGTTAATGTGACATCACTCAACCAGCTTAAGCAAACAGCAATACAAGAATTAAACAGTGTGCTGATAAAACCGGAATGCTAGTGTTTACTTCATTATGTGAGTACAAGCTTTAATATCCAGTGGACTGCAGTCTGGACTGCTATATGTTCTTGATAACTAACTACTGTTAGTTTAGGAGAACAGGAAACCTGCAGTCAGGCTCACAGCAGTCTCACACATAATTACAAGAGAACATGAAATCAGAGCAGCCCAGAAATGTCCTGTAGGGTTAATGTTTCTATTAAGCTGAAAGAACAATGTACTAAATCATAAACAAAATCCACTGTTAAAGGGATATGAAAATTGGCAAAAATGCAAATTACCACATGATTTGCTTACCCTCAAGCCATCCGAGGTGtactgtatatgactttcttctttcagatgaatacaatcagagttatataaaaaatgtcctGACCCTTCCAAGCTTTAGAATGGAAGTGAATGAGGGATGGGATTTAATAGTCCAATTAATAGTTTTCAGTCACATGACTGGTTCGAAAACCAGTTGTTAATCAAAGAAAAACTAGTCTCCTCTTGACTTGAAAATGGTGGACAAAATGCTTCTGGAACTTTAGAAATTAATTTTTACCAATAAAAATAATCAAGATCTAACCTTCATGAATTGATAATAAAGAGAATATTGACCAAAGTCAAAATTAAatattctataattttttttaatattattacattagaTAATTACATTAGAAAACACTAGCAACAACATTTGTTCCGACTAGAAACATTTTGACCAAACTGTTTATTACCCCAAAGTTCTAATctttcatttcaaaatattaacaatatttgaTATAGTACAAATCTAAACATATTCATGTGtccacaataatacatttatgaattaaataaatgtttgtccAATGACAAACAATTAACCTTAAAATTATTcagatatattaaataaataaatctcacaaATGTTGATGTTCAGATGAAAAGATAAACAAGAGCAAAAccattaaataaatgataaacacTCTAATCTTATACTGTATCTCTGTAACGGTGCATGTTGTCATATTCTGTGCTAACATCCTTTTCTCGTTACTCCAGAGCATGAGGCCATGATGAGCTGTGCTCAGGCTGGACCGGAGGAGAGCTCTGGTAATGCCAGTGCTAATACTAACACCAGCCTCAACAGTACCAGCAATGATGAGTTGGAGTGCAAAATCTGCTACCAGCGCTTCAATGCACACAGCCGCAAGCCCAAGATTCTGGACTGCTTGCATCGCGTGTGCGCCAGATGCCTCCATAAGATCCTGGACATGGGAGATGGCTCCACCTCCATCAGCTGCCCTTTCTGCCGACACGAGACGCAGATCAGTGAGTACGAAGTGGCTGGGTTGCCAGATGACTCAATAATCATGACTCGTCTGGCTATGCGGGACAAGTCCTGGAGCTCAGACCACAGTAAGGAGGTAGTATTGACGCCcaagagcctgtcctccaacgaCAGCCCATCCCACGACTCCTCCAACTGCCTGGTCATCACCATCATGGAGGTGCAACGGGACCAGCAGCGCTCACCCAGTCAAAATGCCAGCTCGGATTACTACGGCGACCACAGTGTGGATTCAGTCTCTGTAGCATCCAACAGCGGTGCCATGAACCAAGACACTCTGTCCAAGTTCTGCAATCACGTGCCGCGAGTCTTGGTGTGGCTGCTGGGCTTTTTCTATTTTGGTTCGCTGCCACTTGGCATCTACTTGCTGGTGATCCAGAGAGTGACCCTGGGGATTGTGTGCGTGAGTCTAGTGCCATCCAGTCTGACAGTCTGTCTAGTCTACGGCTTCTGCCAGTGTCTGTGCAAGGGCATGTGCGACTGCTCCAACAGGGGTTGACTGGTACAAAACAGGCCAGAGAAAATCATAGGCTACATCATCTCACTATACAGAGAGGAGATAAAAAATAAGCTCTAGGCATCTGAATATCCTCGCTGCAAATCAAATGCAATTTGTACCATTTTGCTATGAAGGGATGTGTACAAGCAGCTGCGATAAGAGTATGAGTCAAGCATTAAAGAGGAAGGTCAGTCTGGAGGAAAACTGATTGGCTTAATACAGTTTCTGCACATACCCATCAAGCTCATTCTGAAGGAAAAAAGCTGAACTTTTGAAACGTTCTCCGTGCAGAGCAGATGATGATGCACAAGTGGGTGTTTATCAAAGTCAGGCAGAGCGGATGTGCCATATAGAATAACGTTTTATCGTGGTTGATTTTCATCCCTGGGAAAGAAACTGTGTAGGtcaggtcttctttgtcgcatcttcctctttatgaagcaccaaatgttttctatgggtgaaagatctggactgcagtctggccatttcagtatcggatccttcttctacacagccatgatgttgttattgatgcagtatgtggtctggcattgtcatgttggaaaatgcaaggtcttccctaaaagagatgttgttctagaacttggatatacctttcagcattgatggtgtctttccagatgtgtaagctgcccatgccacacacactcatgcaaccccataccatcagagatgcaggctagTGAACTGAGCGCCGATAACAtattgggttgtccttgtcctctttagtccggatgacatggcatcccagtcttaaaaaaaaaaattcatattttgattcatctgatcacagaacagttttccactttgccacagtccattttaaatgagccttggcccagagaaaacacctgtgcttagatatggcttcttttttgacctatggAGTTTTAGCCAGCACcagtgaatggcacggtggattgtgttcactgacaatgttttctgagagacactgccactctgagaggctctttttatacccaatcatgttgccaattgacttaataaattggtcctccagctgttccttatatgtacatttaacttttctggcctcttattgctaccggtaccaacttttttggaaatccaatgaaatccaaaatgagcca
This genomic interval carries:
- the LOC128016834 gene encoding E3 ubiquitin-protein ligase RNF182-like, producing the protein MMSCAQAGPEESSGNASANTNTSLNSTSNDELECKICYQRFNAHSRKPKILDCLHRVCARCLHKILDMGDGSTSISCPFCRHETQISEYEVAGLPDDSIIMTRLAMRDKSWSSDHSKEVVLTPKSLSSNDSPSHDSSNCLVITIMEVQRDQQRSPSQNASSDYYGDHSVDSVSVASNSGAMNQDTLSKFCNHVPRVLVWLLGFFYFGSLPLGIYLLVIQRVTLGIVCVSLVPSSLTVCLVYGFCQCLCKGMCDCSNRG